The nucleotide window TGAGCCCCCCGAAAAAATAGCTCTCAGGGTACCCTTGATATCAATACCCGAATGTTCGTAAAACCTTTTATCTTCGGTAGAAACCAATGCATTGATAACATTGGGAGAAATTTCTTTATACTTGACAATACTCCTGTTTCCCGATGGCAGGTAATACCTACCCATTAATGTACCATCACTGGCATACACTTCAGAGGCCTGGGCAATAGTAGGATTCTCTAATTCTTCAATGGAAGGCATTTTACCAAATACGCCATAATTGGCCATGAGAATCACCGCTATAAATAATACAAACCCAATAAAAAATAACCGCCAAAATATTCGTACCGATTTCTTCATTCAATATCTTATTTAAAATTCGTCTTTATATGAAGCAAAATTGCAGTAAATCTACATTTTAAATTAATTATTTATTTCCTAAAGTTCAAAACCACTTTCTGATGTCCTGATTTGCTGCATTTACTCCGATTCAGGTAGCTTTTCCTGAAATTTATTATTGTTTTTTGCCAGGAAGAGCCGCCATTAAATTTTCACCCGCCCCTACTACATTGGCGGATAAAAAATTTAATGTACGTTTATCAGCAAATATCATTCCTTGTGCAACAAAAAAAGTACAGCCCCTGGTTCCGTTACCTGGGAATTACAGCCCAACTGCTGGTTTTGATCGGCCTGGCCGTTTACGGCGGAATAAACCTTGACGAGCGATTTGATATAGCGCCTTTATTTACAGTAGCCTTACCTTTGCTGGTATTGGCTATTACATTTTACAAACTAATTAAAGAAACAGGGAAAAAAGGAAAATAACAATGGACGCAGGTAAAAAAGGATTTAATCCGGTTAAATTGATGATATTGATTTTTGTGTTGCTAAGTGCTTTCTTTCTTATTTTCAGGGAAACGCTGACGAAGGCGGGCGCAGATGTTAATGTATTGATCGTATCCAATATCATTTTATTTTTGATCGGGATTTTTACGGTACGAAACGCTTTGAAAGCAATCAGCAACCCTAACCCGCATGTATTTGTACGGGTTTTCTATACCGGTTTTATTGTTCGCCTTTTCGCCTGCGCTATTGCTGCGTTCGTTTATATTTACTGGACGGACGGAAAAGTAAATAAGGTTTCGCTATTTGCCAGCCTCGGAATTTATATATTATATAATGTAATAGAAGTTTCTTCATTACAAAAAGCTTTAAGGAATAATAAGAATGGCTAAAAAGGAAGTTCCTTTACAGCAACTGGCCGATTACCTTCCTGAGCATACCTTCGAACCGGTTGTTGCGTATCTGAATTTTTACAAAGTACATTTAACTATTGCCAAAAGCAGGAAATCGGTTTTAGGCGATTACCGGCATAGTATTGATACCCAACATCACCGGATCAGTGTAAACGGAAATCTGAATAAATATGCATTCCTGATTACTTTGTTACATGAACTGGCGCACCTGGTTACCTTTGAAAAATATGGCAACCGGGTGCAGGCACATGGAAAAGAATGGAAAACCATGTATGGCCAGATACTGGCCCAGTTTATCGAGAAAAAAATATTCCCGGAAGATATTGAAAATGAGCTCCTCGCTACCCTGCATAACCCAGGGGCATCTACCTGCTCGGAAGAAAGCCTTCAGCGCATCCTTTACCGCTATGATACCCGAAAGGAGGGCTATGCACTTGTAGAAGCTATTCCGGAAGGAGAATTCTTCCGGCTTAAAGACGGCCGTATATTTCAAAAAGGCGGGAAACGTACCAAAAGATATAGCTGTGTGGAGATAGCGACCAATAAAACCTACCTGTTCAGCCCGGTTTATGAGGTACAGCATGTACCATTCACTCCATAATTATGTTCCCTGTAAAAAGCTGTTGCTGATATATTTCGCCACCTGTGCCAGGTCTTTGGTTTCTTCAAAAAT belongs to Niabella yanshanensis and includes:
- a CDS encoding AtpZ/AtpI family protein, which translates into the protein MQQKKYSPWFRYLGITAQLLVLIGLAVYGGINLDERFDIAPLFTVALPLLVLAITFYKLIKETGKKGK
- a CDS encoding SprT-like domain-containing protein, with protein sequence MAKKEVPLQQLADYLPEHTFEPVVAYLNFYKVHLTIAKSRKSVLGDYRHSIDTQHHRISVNGNLNKYAFLITLLHELAHLVTFEKYGNRVQAHGKEWKTMYGQILAQFIEKKIFPEDIENELLATLHNPGASTCSEESLQRILYRYDTRKEGYALVEAIPEGEFFRLKDGRIFQKGGKRTKRYSCVEIATNKTYLFSPVYEVQHVPFTP